A section of the Stenotrophomonas sp. 364 genome encodes:
- a CDS encoding LysR family transcriptional regulator yields MARRNLNDLLAFVTVAREGSFTRAASVLGVTPSALSQALKALEERLEIRLLTRTTRSVSPTQAGERLLAAIGNRFDEIEAELDALTALRDKPAGTVRLTSGDFPLRTLLLPRLMPLMHRYPDINIEFDVSYGLRDIVADRFDAGIRLGESIDKDMVAVPIGPPLRMAAVASPAYFASVPPPKVPADLTGHRCINMRFPTRGGLYAWEFERRGRAVNVRVDGQLTFNSSPHMVLAALDGLGIAFLPEDEFAPHLEDGRLVRVLADWCPPFPGYHLYYPSRRQHSPAFALVVEALRR; encoded by the coding sequence ATGGCACGCCGCAATCTCAATGACCTTCTGGCCTTCGTCACTGTCGCCCGCGAAGGCAGCTTCACCCGTGCCGCCAGCGTGCTCGGGGTGACCCCGTCCGCACTGAGCCAGGCATTGAAGGCGCTGGAAGAGCGGCTGGAGATCCGCCTGCTGACCCGCACCACGCGCAGCGTTTCGCCCACCCAGGCCGGTGAGCGGCTGCTGGCGGCCATTGGCAACCGCTTCGATGAGATCGAAGCGGAGCTGGACGCGCTGACCGCACTGCGCGACAAACCGGCCGGCACCGTGCGCCTGACCAGTGGCGACTTCCCGCTACGTACGCTGCTGCTGCCGCGGTTGATGCCCCTGATGCACCGCTACCCCGACATCAATATCGAGTTCGATGTGAGCTACGGCCTGCGCGATATCGTGGCTGATCGCTTCGACGCGGGCATCCGCCTGGGCGAAAGCATCGACAAGGACATGGTGGCTGTGCCGATCGGTCCACCGCTGCGCATGGCGGCGGTCGCCTCACCGGCCTATTTCGCCAGCGTGCCGCCGCCGAAGGTGCCGGCGGACCTGACCGGGCACCGCTGCATCAACATGCGCTTCCCTACCCGTGGAGGGCTGTACGCATGGGAGTTCGAGCGTCGGGGCCGTGCGGTGAACGTGCGGGTGGACGGCCAGCTGACCTTCAACAGCTCGCCGCACATGGTGCTGGCCGCGCTGGACGGGCTGGGCATCGCCTTCCTGCCCGAGGACGAGTTTGCGCCGCACCTGGAAGATGGCCGGCTGGTGCGGGTGCTGGCGGACTGGTGCCCACCGTTCCCCGGCTATCACCTGTACTACCCCAGCCGCCGGCAGCATTCGCCGGCGTTCGCGCTGGTGGTGGAGGCATTGCGGCGCTGA
- a CDS encoding MFS transporter has product MPSSPSLHATAANEDAAHPANWSGVLAMSLCVFALIASEFMPVSLLSPIATTLGVSEGWVGYGIAISGAFAVVTSLLTARVAGRMDRKALLLLLTVLMCVSGVVVATAANYAMYMLGRALIGVVIGAFWSMSAAVAIRLVPTDKVPKALALFNGGNALATVVAAPLGSYLGGIIGWRGAFFCIVPVAVVALAWQWIALPSMRAAPQATARPGTLRLLTRPLPALGMLAAGLFFMGQFTLFTYVRPFLEGTTGVALPALSSILLAIGVAGLVGTLLVGHLLKGSPYPVLILFPLVMAVIALGLTVFGHSPPVTAVLLAAWGLVATAAPVGWWSWLAASLPHDAEAGGGLMVAVVQLCIALGSTVGGLLYDGAGYRATFGVSALLLLLASATAIAVARLRRRG; this is encoded by the coding sequence GTGCCTTCCTCCCCTTCCCTGCATGCCACCGCCGCCAACGAGGATGCCGCCCATCCCGCCAACTGGAGCGGCGTACTGGCCATGAGCCTGTGCGTGTTCGCCCTGATCGCATCGGAATTCATGCCGGTGAGCCTGCTCTCGCCGATCGCCACCACGCTCGGCGTGAGCGAAGGCTGGGTGGGCTACGGCATCGCCATTTCCGGCGCGTTCGCCGTGGTCACCAGCCTGCTCACCGCGCGCGTGGCCGGACGCATGGACCGCAAGGCGCTGCTGCTTCTGCTGACGGTGCTGATGTGCGTGTCCGGCGTGGTGGTGGCCACGGCCGCCAACTACGCCATGTACATGCTCGGGCGGGCGCTGATCGGCGTGGTCATCGGTGCGTTCTGGTCGATGTCGGCGGCCGTCGCCATCCGCCTGGTGCCGACGGACAAGGTGCCCAAGGCGTTGGCGCTGTTCAACGGCGGCAATGCGCTGGCAACGGTGGTGGCCGCGCCGCTGGGCAGCTACCTGGGCGGCATCATCGGCTGGCGCGGTGCCTTCTTCTGCATCGTGCCGGTGGCGGTGGTCGCGCTGGCATGGCAATGGATCGCGCTGCCGTCGATGCGGGCAGCCCCGCAGGCCACCGCACGCCCCGGCACGCTGCGGCTGCTCACCCGCCCGTTGCCCGCGCTGGGCATGCTTGCTGCCGGCCTGTTCTTCATGGGTCAGTTCACGCTGTTCACCTATGTCCGGCCCTTTCTGGAAGGCACCACCGGCGTCGCACTGCCCGCGCTGTCCAGCATCCTGCTGGCCATCGGTGTAGCCGGCCTGGTCGGCACGCTGCTGGTGGGGCACCTGCTCAAGGGCAGCCCGTACCCGGTACTGATCCTGTTCCCGCTCGTGATGGCGGTGATCGCGCTTGGCCTGACCGTATTCGGTCATTCGCCGCCGGTTACCGCCGTGCTGCTGGCGGCTTGGGGGCTGGTCGCCACCGCTGCCCCGGTGGGGTGGTGGTCATGGCTGGCCGCGAGCTTGCCGCACGACGCCGAGGCGGGCGGCGGCTTGATGGTGGCGGTGGTGCAGCTGTGCATCGCGCTGGGCTCCACCGTGGGTGGCCTGCTGTACGACGGTGCCGGCTACCGGGCCACGTTCGGCGTGAGTGCGCTCTTGTTGCTGCTGGCGTCGGCCACAGCGATCGCGGTGGCGCGCCTGCGCCGGCGCGGCTGA
- a CDS encoding alpha/beta hydrolase yields the protein MSRLLTLIALLTLPLFASGADMSQGADNFYSSPRVTVQKVTFKNQYQMQVAGNLFVPKDLDRSAPHAAIVVGHPMGAVKEQSANLYATRMAEQGFVTLSLDLSFWGESEGQPRNAVSPDIYAEDISAAVDFLRTQPFVDKDRIGAIGICGSGSFVISAAKIDPRIQAIATVSMYDMGAANRNGLGHAVSVAQRKAAIAAAVAQRDVEFAGGPVQYTSGTVHSIDETSSPIEREFYDFYRTPRGEYTPAGSSPTLTTHPTLTSNLKFLNFYPFADIETISPRPMLFITGETAHSREFSEEAYRLAGQPKQLLVVPGAGHVDLYDRVELIPFDALTAFFTTHLRAR from the coding sequence ATGTCCAGGTTGCTCACGCTGATCGCGCTGTTGACCCTTCCCCTCTTTGCCTCAGGAGCCGATATGAGCCAAGGCGCAGACAATTTCTATTCCAGCCCCCGGGTGACCGTGCAGAAGGTCACCTTCAAGAACCAGTACCAGATGCAGGTGGCCGGCAACCTGTTCGTGCCCAAGGATCTGGACCGCAGCGCGCCGCACGCGGCCATCGTGGTCGGCCACCCGATGGGTGCGGTGAAGGAGCAGAGCGCCAACCTTTATGCCACGCGCATGGCCGAGCAGGGCTTTGTCACGCTCTCACTGGATCTGTCGTTCTGGGGCGAAAGCGAAGGGCAGCCGCGCAACGCCGTCTCGCCGGACATCTACGCCGAGGACATCAGCGCAGCGGTCGATTTTTTGCGCACGCAACCGTTCGTGGACAAGGACCGCATCGGTGCCATCGGCATCTGTGGCAGCGGCAGTTTCGTCATCAGCGCGGCGAAGATCGACCCGCGCATCCAGGCCATCGCCACGGTCAGCATGTACGACATGGGCGCAGCCAACCGCAACGGTCTGGGTCACGCGGTGAGCGTGGCACAACGCAAGGCCGCCATTGCCGCGGCGGTGGCCCAGCGCGATGTGGAATTCGCCGGCGGGCCGGTGCAGTACACCAGCGGGACGGTGCACAGCATCGATGAAACGTCCTCGCCGATTGAACGCGAGTTCTACGATTTCTATCGCACCCCGCGTGGCGAGTACACCCCGGCCGGATCCTCGCCGACGCTGACCACACATCCCACGCTGACCAGCAACCTGAAGTTCCTCAACTTCTACCCATTTGCGGACATCGAGACCATCTCGCCGCGACCGATGCTGTTCATCACCGGCGAGACCGCCCACTCGCGTGAATTCAGCGAAGAGGCCTACCGCCTGGCCGGCCAGCCCAAACAGCTGCTGGTGGTTCCCGGCGCGGGGCATGTGGACCTGTACGACCGGGTGGAGCTGATTCCATTCGACGCGCTGACCGCGTTCTTCACCACCCACCTGCGCGCCCGCTGA
- a CDS encoding carotenoid oxygenase family protein: MDRRRFLRSLLSATTTAVIGATALRSLPAMAGDAATFAAARQQHPWLTGWRSVTTETLGPATVQLQGRLPQGLAGTLYRNGPAWTERNGFRYDHWFDGDGMVHGWHFNGDGTLTHRARMVATPKFTREEKAGRFLYPAAGTAVPDMQAVRNNDDANAANTSVISIHGRLFALCEAGSAFELDPDELTTLGPTTWRPDLATVPFSAHPLVDRDGTVWNFGSLSLLGGTGLLVWKIGADGQLRSATVLDTPFMGYLHAFAMTDDHLVFMLMPFDVKPSGAAFFERLQFAPDRPCRIAVVPKAAPDTAQWFEADFTAAYHFGDAYHRNGRIVMRTVRHDDINEARSPMHAAMAGDAAHATNSNASLRELHLDLRTGKAHWEETGIQGIEFPLFDRRSAGGRGARLYAPAMQGETTAPYFNAVASYDVDRGRREVHRYGRDILAEEHVFVPRPGSRSADDGWLVGTLLDAATQRSGIAVLDAQRIDAGPLVQAWLPYAVPLGFHGTFAARG, from the coding sequence ATGGACCGCCGCCGTTTCCTCCGCTCGCTGCTGTCGGCCACCACCACCGCCGTGATCGGCGCCACTGCCCTGCGCAGCCTGCCGGCCATGGCCGGCGATGCCGCCACGTTCGCTGCCGCCCGCCAGCAGCACCCGTGGCTGACCGGCTGGCGCAGCGTCACCACCGAAACCCTGGGGCCGGCGACCGTGCAGCTGCAGGGCCGCCTGCCACAGGGGCTGGCCGGTACGCTGTACCGCAACGGCCCGGCCTGGACCGAACGCAACGGCTTCCGCTACGACCACTGGTTCGACGGCGACGGCATGGTGCACGGCTGGCACTTCAACGGCGATGGCACGCTGACCCATCGTGCGCGGATGGTGGCCACGCCCAAGTTCACCCGCGAGGAGAAGGCCGGCCGCTTTCTGTACCCGGCCGCAGGCACCGCCGTGCCGGATATGCAGGCCGTGCGCAACAACGATGATGCCAACGCCGCCAACACCTCGGTGATCAGCATTCATGGCCGCCTCTTCGCCCTGTGCGAAGCCGGCTCGGCGTTCGAACTGGACCCCGATGAACTGACCACGCTGGGGCCCACCACCTGGCGCCCGGACCTGGCCACCGTGCCGTTCTCCGCGCATCCGCTGGTGGACCGCGACGGCACCGTGTGGAACTTCGGCTCGCTGTCGCTGCTGGGTGGCACCGGCCTGCTGGTCTGGAAGATCGGCGCAGACGGGCAGCTGCGCTCGGCCACCGTGCTGGACACGCCGTTCATGGGCTACCTGCATGCGTTCGCGATGACCGACGACCATCTGGTCTTCATGCTGATGCCGTTCGACGTCAAGCCATCCGGCGCGGCCTTCTTCGAGCGCCTGCAGTTTGCCCCGGACCGCCCCTGCCGCATTGCCGTGGTACCCAAGGCGGCGCCGGATACCGCGCAGTGGTTCGAAGCGGACTTCACCGCGGCCTACCATTTCGGCGACGCCTACCACCGCAACGGCCGCATCGTCATGCGCACCGTGCGCCACGACGACATCAACGAAGCGCGCTCACCGATGCATGCCGCGATGGCCGGCGATGCCGCGCATGCCACCAATTCAAATGCCTCGCTGCGTGAGCTGCACCTGGACCTGCGCACCGGGAAGGCGCACTGGGAAGAGACCGGTATCCAGGGCATCGAATTCCCGCTGTTCGACCGCCGCAGCGCCGGCGGCCGAGGTGCGCGCCTGTACGCACCGGCCATGCAGGGCGAAACAACGGCGCCTTATTTCAACGCTGTGGCCAGCTACGACGTGGACCGGGGTCGGCGCGAGGTGCACCGCTACGGTCGCGATATCCTCGCCGAGGAACACGTGTTCGTCCCGCGACCGGGCAGCCGCAGCGCCGACGACGGCTGGCTGGTGGGTACGCTGCTGGATGCGGCCACCCAACGCAGCGGAATCGCGGTGCTGGATGCGCAGCGCATCGATGCGGGTCCGCTGGTACAGGCATGGCTGCCGTATGCGGTACCGCTGGGCTTCCATGGCACCTTCGCCGCGCGCGGCTGA
- a CDS encoding DUF2141 domain-containing protein: MIRNALFCLPFAGLLMASTAAAGDLQVDLHGIRAHTGTVRLAVVDSAAGWDGKAAPVQAQSLPATADAAHVVFKSLPAGDYAVLVTHDENDNGTLDTNLVGIPVEGYGFSNNPRVQRKPTFEEARVHVPADGAAIDIALR, encoded by the coding sequence ATGATCCGCAACGCCCTGTTCTGCCTTCCGTTCGCCGGCCTGCTGATGGCCTCCACCGCCGCTGCCGGCGACCTGCAGGTGGACCTGCACGGCATCCGCGCCCACACCGGTACCGTACGCCTGGCGGTGGTGGACAGCGCCGCCGGCTGGGACGGCAAGGCGGCCCCGGTGCAGGCGCAGAGCCTGCCGGCCACGGCCGATGCAGCGCACGTGGTGTTCAAAAGCCTGCCCGCCGGTGACTACGCGGTGCTGGTTACCCATGACGAGAACGACAACGGCACGCTGGACACCAACCTGGTGGGCATCCCGGTGGAAGGCTATGGCTTCAGCAACAACCCGCGCGTGCAACGCAAGCCCACCTTCGAAGAAGCGCGGGTACACGTGCCGGCCGACGGCGCGGCCATCGACATCGCACTGCGCTGA
- a CDS encoding hybrid sensor histidine kinase/response regulator, whose protein sequence is MADASSGTPIRILMVEDNALDAELISLQLGRAGLPFTVERTWSHQGMLAALQGDRFDVILADHVLPGFDGDAALALACEIAPDIPFIFVSGTLTEELAVKALKRGARDYVVKSRLQRLPDAIVRAISEAEERRRLLKVEAELRDSHQRMRLITDSLPALIAYFGRDHRYRFANLAYFEWHGREPQSLVGMHARDIVGDEAFEKMQVHLDQVLQGRKVSFETLSRRGGATPRHAQVDCVPEVGPDGAVMGYYAMARDISELKHTQALLTASNASLERQVVERTSALHRSESRLQALFESSFQHQNLLTLDGRIIDTNSASLAAILATKQDVHGAIYCESAWFADTDGVPAIVCQAVLDAAAGTASRHELELRLPTGKRAFEFSFRPLLDHQGKVTAVVSEAVETTARRQAEEALRQSQKIEAVGQLTGGIAHDFNNILTVIAGNVEYAQLLIDRLGDSAGNAGRALDNALKGVMRAANVTQRLLAFSRRQPLRNLPVDLNAQVSDMQDMLKRSLGELVQLEMLPSPDIWCVEIDPSQLEASVLNLAVNARDAMPEGGRLTIEVDNAHLDEDFSAQNPDVPPGQYAMVRVRDSGHGMSAETVARVFEPFFTTKEVGRGTGLGLSMVYGFVKQSGGHVLLDSAPGAGTTITMLFPRSSAPLPSSRPPEEPRRGLYQVLEDTTVLVAEDNDDVRAYTVETLRQLGYRVLEAHDGASAMRLLERTDVTVDLLFSDIVMPGMSGWELAKRALQHKPALHVLFTSGYPRDIDASGTVGRNIAILPKPFTRSDLAGSIRLALQDEAAGSP, encoded by the coding sequence ATGGCTGACGCTTCATCGGGTACACCGATCCGCATCCTGATGGTGGAAGACAACGCGCTGGATGCCGAGCTGATCTCCCTCCAACTCGGCCGCGCCGGTCTGCCGTTCACCGTCGAACGCACCTGGTCGCACCAGGGCATGCTGGCCGCACTGCAGGGCGACCGCTTCGACGTGATCCTGGCCGACCACGTGCTGCCCGGCTTCGATGGCGACGCCGCGTTGGCGCTGGCCTGCGAGATCGCGCCCGACATTCCCTTCATCTTCGTCTCCGGCACGCTGACCGAGGAGCTGGCCGTCAAGGCCCTGAAGCGTGGCGCGCGCGACTACGTGGTCAAGTCGCGGCTGCAACGGCTGCCCGACGCCATCGTGCGCGCCATCAGCGAGGCAGAGGAACGCCGCCGGCTGCTGAAGGTGGAAGCCGAACTGCGCGACAGCCACCAGCGGATGCGTCTGATCACCGATTCGCTGCCGGCGTTGATCGCTTATTTCGGCCGCGATCACCGCTACCGCTTCGCCAACCTGGCCTATTTCGAGTGGCACGGCCGCGAGCCACAAAGCCTGGTGGGCATGCACGCCCGCGACATTGTCGGCGACGAGGCCTTCGAGAAGATGCAGGTGCACCTGGACCAGGTGCTGCAGGGCCGGAAGGTCAGCTTTGAAACCCTGTCCAGGCGCGGTGGCGCCACGCCGCGTCATGCGCAGGTGGATTGCGTGCCCGAAGTGGGGCCGGACGGGGCGGTCATGGGCTACTACGCGATGGCCCGGGATATCAGCGAGCTCAAGCACACCCAGGCGCTGCTCACGGCCAGCAACGCGTCGCTCGAGCGACAGGTGGTGGAACGCACCTCGGCCCTGCATCGCAGCGAAAGCCGCCTGCAGGCGCTGTTCGAATCCAGCTTCCAGCACCAGAACCTGCTGACCCTGGATGGCCGGATCATCGACACCAACTCTGCCTCGCTGGCCGCCATCCTGGCCACCAAGCAGGACGTGCACGGTGCGATCTACTGCGAATCGGCGTGGTTCGCCGATACCGACGGCGTGCCCGCGATCGTTTGCCAGGCGGTGCTGGATGCAGCGGCCGGGACAGCGTCACGGCACGAGCTGGAGCTGCGCCTGCCCACCGGCAAGCGCGCTTTTGAGTTCTCCTTCCGGCCGCTGCTGGACCACCAGGGCAAGGTCACCGCCGTGGTGTCCGAAGCGGTCGAGACCACCGCGCGCCGCCAGGCGGAGGAAGCCCTGCGCCAGAGCCAGAAGATCGAGGCGGTCGGGCAGCTCACCGGTGGCATCGCGCATGACTTCAACAATATCCTGACCGTGATCGCCGGCAACGTGGAGTACGCCCAGCTCTTGATCGACCGGCTCGGCGACAGTGCCGGCAACGCCGGGCGTGCGCTGGACAACGCGCTTAAGGGCGTGATGCGTGCGGCCAACGTCACCCAGCGCCTGCTCGCCTTCTCGCGCCGCCAGCCGCTGCGTAACCTGCCGGTGGACCTCAACGCGCAGGTCAGCGACATGCAGGACATGCTCAAGCGCTCACTCGGCGAACTGGTGCAGCTGGAAATGCTGCCCAGCCCGGACATCTGGTGCGTGGAGATCGATCCCAGCCAGCTGGAAGCCTCGGTACTCAACCTGGCCGTCAATGCCCGCGACGCGATGCCCGAAGGGGGTCGGCTCACCATCGAGGTGGACAATGCCCACCTGGACGAAGATTTCAGCGCGCAGAATCCGGACGTGCCACCGGGCCAGTATGCGATGGTGCGCGTGCGCGACAGCGGCCACGGCATGTCTGCCGAGACCGTGGCACGGGTGTTCGAGCCCTTCTTCACCACCAAGGAGGTGGGCCGCGGTACGGGTCTGGGCCTGTCGATGGTGTACGGCTTCGTGAAGCAGTCCGGGGGCCATGTGCTGCTGGATTCGGCCCCGGGGGCCGGCACCACCATCACCATGCTGTTCCCGCGCTCGTCCGCACCGCTGCCCAGCAGCCGGCCGCCGGAAGAACCGCGGCGAGGCCTGTACCAGGTGCTGGAAGACACCACGGTGCTGGTGGCCGAGGACAACGACGACGTACGCGCCTACACCGTGGAGACCCTGCGCCAGCTCGGCTATCGCGTGCTGGAAGCGCACGACGGCGCCTCCGCCATGCGGCTGCTGGAACGCACCGACGTGACCGTGGACCTGCTGTTCTCGGACATCGTGATGCCCGGCATGTCCGGCTGGGAACTGGCCAAGCGCGCCTTGCAGCACAAGCCGGCGCTGCATGTGCTGTTCACCTCCGGCTACCCGCGCGACATCGATGCAAGCGGCACGGTCGGCAGGAACATCGCGATCCTGCCCAAGCCGTTCACGCGCAGTGACCTGGCCGGATCCATCCGGCTGGCGCTGCAGGATGAGGCTGCCGGCTCGCCGTAA
- a CDS encoding response regulator transcription factor produces the protein MSAAPVRVALADDQALVRAGLRALLHGLGVQVVLEADDGQALLDGLAHQPVDVVLSDIRMPGLDGIQALQQVRARGDATPWLLLTTFDESDLLLRASQAGAQGFMLKDAAPEDLHEAICRVAAGHTLLLPVSTDPVRARYRFHDEAPPRETFNEKEVAILRLLAGGYSNREIARSLFLAEGTVKNYVSTILDKLGTRDRTRAVLKAITLRVI, from the coding sequence ATGAGCGCGGCACCGGTGCGGGTCGCATTGGCCGACGACCAGGCCCTGGTAAGGGCCGGCCTGCGTGCCTTGTTGCACGGGCTGGGCGTGCAGGTGGTACTGGAGGCCGACGACGGCCAGGCACTGCTGGATGGCCTGGCCCACCAACCGGTGGACGTGGTGCTCAGTGATATCCGCATGCCCGGCCTGGATGGCATCCAGGCGCTGCAGCAGGTACGTGCGCGCGGCGACGCCACGCCGTGGCTGCTGCTGACCACGTTCGATGAAAGCGACTTGTTACTGCGTGCCAGCCAAGCCGGCGCCCAGGGGTTTATGCTCAAGGATGCCGCCCCGGAAGACCTGCACGAGGCGATCTGCCGCGTCGCCGCCGGCCACACCCTGCTGTTGCCGGTGAGCACCGACCCGGTCCGTGCGCGCTACCGCTTCCACGATGAAGCGCCGCCCCGCGAGACCTTCAACGAGAAGGAAGTGGCGATCCTGCGGTTGCTGGCCGGTGGCTATTCCAATCGCGAAATCGCGCGTAGCCTGTTCCTGGCCGAGGGCACGGTGAAGAACTATGTCTCCACCATCCTGGACAAGCTGGGCACGCGCGACCGGACGCGTGCGGTGTTGAAGGCGATTACCCTGCGGGTGATTTGA
- a CDS encoding histidine kinase, whose translation MPSFLRTLISPLSLAGLLTILGVGLSLGVPSDTDGALRWGVLAVFIVLFLAYDHLPPRSPLRLASDVLQALLALWLCWLEPRVGTAPVLLVVLVAHLAEHWSPRAVLATTVVLNVALYLVLRHSGFSQPLLIVAIYAGFQAFAALTAHYARSAEQARDALARVNADLLATRTLLADGARDAERLRLARELHDVAGHKLTAMRLNLRALSTDPALAGREQVLLAERLSGELLGDIRQVVQSMRDDRGLDLATALQALAAPFPRPGLRVRIGAQVRIGNPLVADAVLRLAQEALTNAARHGDADTVWLDIDTDDHGVRIDIRDDGQRSERIREGNGITGMRERLAELQGKLELARTDAGGMHLIARLPA comes from the coding sequence ATGCCTTCTTTCCTGCGCACCCTCATCAGCCCCCTCAGCCTGGCCGGCCTGCTCACTATCCTGGGCGTGGGGCTGTCGCTGGGGGTGCCGTCCGATACCGATGGCGCGCTGCGCTGGGGCGTGCTTGCGGTGTTCATCGTGCTGTTCCTGGCCTACGACCATCTGCCGCCGCGGTCGCCGCTGCGCCTGGCCAGCGACGTGCTCCAGGCGCTGCTGGCGTTGTGGCTGTGCTGGCTGGAGCCCCGCGTGGGTACGGCGCCGGTGCTGTTGGTGGTGCTGGTGGCCCATCTGGCCGAGCACTGGTCGCCGCGCGCGGTGCTGGCCACCACGGTGGTGCTCAACGTTGCCCTGTACCTGGTGCTGCGCCACAGCGGCTTCAGCCAGCCGCTGCTGATCGTGGCGATCTACGCCGGCTTCCAGGCGTTTGCCGCGCTCACCGCGCATTACGCACGCAGCGCCGAGCAGGCACGCGATGCGCTGGCCCGGGTCAATGCGGATCTGCTGGCCACGCGTACGCTGCTGGCCGACGGCGCACGCGACGCCGAGCGCCTGCGCCTGGCGCGCGAGCTGCACGACGTGGCCGGGCACAAACTCACCGCGATGCGCCTGAACCTGCGCGCGTTGTCCACCGACCCCGCGCTGGCCGGCCGTGAGCAGGTGCTGCTGGCCGAGCGCCTGTCCGGCGAGTTGCTCGGCGATATCCGCCAGGTCGTGCAGTCCATGCGCGACGACCGCGGGCTCGACTTGGCCACCGCGCTGCAGGCGCTGGCGGCGCCATTCCCGCGGCCCGGGCTGCGCGTGCGCATCGGCGCGCAGGTCCGCATCGGCAATCCGCTGGTGGCCGACGCGGTACTCCGGCTGGCCCAGGAAGCGCTCACCAACGCGGCACGGCATGGCGATGCCGACACCGTATGGCTGGACATCGACACCGACGACCACGGCGTGCGCATCGACATCCGCGATGACGGCCAGCGCAGCGAGCGCATCCGCGAAGGCAACGGCATCACCGGCATGCGCGAACGCCTGGCCGAGCTGCAGGGGAAGCTGGAACTGGCGCGCACCGATGCCGGCGGCATGCACCTGATCGCGCGGTTGCCGGCATGA
- a CDS encoding response regulator yields MRDLRPILLVEDNPKDAELTMAALARCQLLNDVTHVRDGVEALEYLRCQGRYAGAMHGGPVVVLLDLKLPKLNGLEVLKEIRTDAALSSTPVVMLTSSREEQDLIRSYELGVNAFVVKPVDFKEFLEAIQGLGMFWGITNQPPPHGTLFGAKSRKDG; encoded by the coding sequence ATGAGAGATCTGCGACCGATTCTGCTCGTGGAAGACAACCCGAAAGACGCCGAGCTGACCATGGCCGCCCTCGCACGCTGCCAGCTGCTGAACGACGTGACCCATGTCCGGGACGGCGTGGAAGCGCTTGAGTACCTGCGCTGCCAGGGCCGGTACGCCGGCGCCATGCATGGCGGCCCGGTGGTAGTGCTGCTGGACCTGAAACTGCCCAAGCTCAATGGGCTGGAAGTACTCAAGGAAATCCGCACCGACGCCGCATTGAGCAGCACGCCTGTGGTGATGCTGACCTCCTCGCGCGAAGAACAGGACCTGATCCGCAGCTACGAACTGGGCGTGAATGCGTTCGTGGTCAAGCCGGTGGACTTCAAGGAGTTCCTGGAGGCCATCCAGGGCCTGGGCATGTTCTGGGGCATCACCAATCAACCACCGCCGCACGGAACCCTGTTCGGTGCCAAGAGCAGAAAAGATGGCTGA
- a CDS encoding carbon-nitrogen hydrolase family protein: MKLVAAQMRALAGDIDSNIHRHIAVIERAASHGAALVVFPELSLTGYEPRLAQRLAMAQDDPRLQVFQALGDRHQMLIAVGAPHTGRDGIEIGMFVFRCHEAPTVYAKQMLHADERPYFHPGDRPMVVALRGAVIGPAICYESLQAVHAQAAAARGATVYLASVAKAARGVETGYRHYPAIARQHGMTVMMANGVGAADDFVMAGRSAVWRNDGQCVSSADAEGEALVVYDLATQVGEVLPMDDAAAPEPSP, translated from the coding sequence ATGAAGCTTGTTGCGGCACAGATGCGCGCGCTTGCCGGTGATATCGATAGCAACATTCACCGGCACATCGCGGTCATTGAACGGGCCGCGTCCCACGGCGCGGCGTTGGTGGTGTTCCCCGAACTCTCGCTCACTGGCTACGAACCCCGCCTGGCGCAGCGGTTGGCGATGGCCCAGGACGATCCGCGCCTGCAGGTGTTCCAGGCACTCGGCGACCGGCATCAGATGCTGATCGCGGTCGGCGCACCCCACACGGGTCGAGACGGCATCGAGATCGGCATGTTCGTGTTCCGCTGCCACGAGGCGCCGACGGTGTACGCCAAGCAAATGCTGCATGCCGACGAACGGCCTTACTTCCATCCGGGCGACAGGCCGATGGTCGTGGCGCTGCGCGGTGCGGTGATCGGGCCGGCCATCTGCTACGAATCGCTGCAGGCGGTGCATGCGCAGGCCGCGGCAGCGCGTGGGGCAACGGTCTACCTGGCCAGCGTGGCCAAGGCCGCGCGTGGCGTGGAGACCGGCTACCGGCATTACCCCGCCATCGCGCGGCAGCACGGGATGACCGTAATGATGGCCAACGGGGTGGGCGCGGCCGATGATTTCGTCATGGCGGGCCGCTCCGCGGTCTGGCGCAATGACGGCCAATGCGTGTCCAGTGCCGATGCGGAGGGCGAGGCGCTGGTGGTGTACGACCTGGCCACGCAGGTGGGTGAGGTACTGCCGATGGACGACGCTGCAGCCCCGGAACCGTCGCCGTGA